The following proteins are co-located in the Candidatus Thermoplasmatota archaeon genome:
- a CDS encoding Ni/Fe hydrogenase subunit alpha, which translates to MKAVTIDPITRLEGHGKISVFLDSDGNVDNAYLQIPELRGFERFCQGRRAEDMPQITSRICGVCPVAHHFASTKALDACFHVEPPSAAKKLRELMYMGYVIYDHILHFYFLGGPDFVVGPDAPASQHNILGVIDKAGLDVGREVIKHRAYGQRITAILGGKATHPVCGLPGGVSKGLAKEEVQEIKDMVRSCVDFAKFSLKLFDDVVLKNRDYVDMIKSDPYNLETYNMGLVDAHNKVNFYDGIVRVTDQNAEETLRFSGKDYTDYISEHVEPWSYMKFPYLKKIGWRGLKDGKTSGVYRVGPLGRLNAADGMATSLADKEYKRFYETLGGKPVNSTLAYHWARLIELLYAAERATELINDPDITSKHIRNPVGEPGEGVGVVEAARGTLIHHYEVDKNGLIEKANLIVATTNNAGAITMSVRDAARGMIKKGVVNNGILNRIEMAFRAYDPCFACATHTLPGGMPLELNIYDKNKKIYKTIKNF; encoded by the coding sequence GTGAAGGCTGTTACTATTGATCCTATAACGCGTCTTGAGGGTCATGGTAAGATCAGTGTATTCCTTGATTCTGATGGTAATGTTGATAATGCTTATCTTCAGATCCCTGAGCTTCGTGGTTTCGAGCGTTTTTGTCAGGGTCGTAGAGCAGAAGATATGCCGCAGATTACCTCTCGTATTTGTGGAGTATGCCCTGTTGCTCATCATTTTGCTTCTACTAAGGCGCTTGATGCTTGTTTTCATGTTGAGCCGCCTTCTGCTGCAAAAAAACTTCGTGAATTAATGTACATGGGGTATGTTATTTATGATCATATACTTCATTTCTATTTCCTTGGTGGACCTGATTTTGTTGTTGGTCCTGATGCTCCTGCTAGTCAGCATAATATTCTTGGTGTGATTGATAAGGCTGGTTTGGATGTTGGTAGAGAGGTTATAAAACACAGAGCATATGGTCAGAGGATTACTGCTATACTTGGTGGTAAGGCTACTCATCCTGTGTGTGGGCTGCCAGGTGGTGTATCAAAGGGTTTAGCTAAGGAGGAGGTACAAGAGATCAAGGATATGGTTAGATCTTGTGTTGATTTCGCTAAATTCTCGCTTAAGCTATTTGATGATGTTGTGCTTAAAAACAGGGATTATGTTGATATGATCAAGAGCGATCCATATAACCTTGAGACCTATAACATGGGTTTGGTTGATGCCCATAACAAGGTGAATTTCTATGATGGTATTGTGCGTGTCACTGACCAAAACGCGGAGGAAACCCTAAGATTTTCTGGTAAAGATTATACTGATTATATTTCTGAGCATGTTGAACCATGGAGCTATATGAAGTTTCCTTATCTGAAAAAAATTGGCTGGCGTGGTCTCAAAGATGGTAAAACAAGCGGGGTGTATCGTGTAGGTCCGCTTGGTCGTCTTAATGCTGCTGATGGTATGGCTACATCTCTTGCTGATAAAGAGTATAAACGTTTTTATGAAACACTTGGTGGTAAACCAGTTAATTCAACACTTGCTTACCATTGGGCTAGGCTTATAGAGTTGCTTTATGCTGCAGAGCGTGCTACAGAACTGATAAATGATCCTGATATAACCTCAAAACATATACGTAACCCTGTTGGTGAACCAGGTGAGGGTGTTGGTGTTGTTGAGGCAGCCCGTGGGACATTGATTCATCATTATGAGGTTGATAAAAACGGTTTAATAGAAAAAGCAAACCTGATAGTTGCTACAACAAACAACGCAGGTGCCATCACTATGTCTGTTAGAGACGCAGCAAGAGGTATGATAAAAAAAGGTGTGGTAAACAACGGTATACTAAACAGGATTGAGATGGCTTTCCGCGCCTATGACCCATGTTTTGCCTGCGCAACACATACGTTGCCTGGTGGTATGCCACTGGAGTTAAACATTTATGATAAAAACAAAAAGATTTACAAAACAATAAAAAACTTTTAG
- a CDS encoding hydrogenase maturation protease, producing the protein MRTIILGIGNPLLGDDGVGIRVAKELRKHVKDPDVEVDETTTGGINLLDQIIGFDKAILVDTIKDKSMRNGEIKRLTLGDLSSYHSFNPHDVGLPEACKLAKRLGETRIPHDITIFGIAVNKMQYEFWEGLSEEISKTVPKTVDMIMSELNHHKNQVEEI; encoded by the coding sequence ATGAGGACGATAATACTTGGAATCGGAAACCCTCTACTGGGTGATGATGGGGTGGGGATAAGGGTTGCTAAAGAACTTAGGAAACACGTGAAAGACCCAGATGTTGAGGTAGATGAGACAACAACAGGTGGTATAAACCTGCTTGATCAGATCATCGGTTTTGACAAGGCTATACTTGTTGACACAATTAAAGATAAGAGTATGCGAAACGGTGAAATCAAACGTTTAACGCTAGGTGATCTTTCATCATATCATTCATTTAACCCACATGATGTAGGTCTTCCCGAGGCTTGTAAACTAGCTAAAAGACTTGGTGAGACAAGAATCCCACATGATATAACAATATTTGGTATAGCAGTTAATAAGATGCAGTATGAGTTTTGGGAGGGGCTCAGCGAAGAAATATCTAAGACTGTGCCAAAAACCGTGGATATGATAATGTCTGAGCTAAATCATCATAAGAATCAGGTGGAAGAAATATGA
- a CDS encoding hydrogenase iron-sulfur subunit: MKDFEPNIIGFLCNWCSYAGADLAGTSKIRYPPNIKSIRVMCSGRVDPVFVLEALKKGADGVLIAGCHPGDCHYQSGNYKTNRRVKLLKNFLREMGIEPERVRFEYISASEGQKFAQVVTDFVNEIKKIGPNPLKSQE; this comes from the coding sequence ATGAAGGATTTCGAACCAAACATAATCGGTTTTTTATGCAACTGGTGCTCATATGCTGGTGCGGATCTTGCTGGAACTAGTAAAATAAGGTATCCACCAAATATTAAATCAATTCGTGTTATGTGTTCCGGCCGTGTTGATCCTGTTTTTGTACTTGAAGCACTTAAAAAAGGAGCAGACGGTGTGCTTATTGCTGGTTGTCACCCTGGTGACTGTCATTATCAGTCTGGTAATTACAAAACAAATCGAAGAGTTAAACTATTGAAAAACTTTCTGAGAGAAATGGGAATAGAGCCTGAGAGGGTTAGGTTTGAATATATTTCTGCTTCTGAGGGGCAGAAATTTGCGCAAGTAGTCACAGATTTTGTTAATGAGATCAAAAAGATTGGGCCTAATCCTTTAAAGAGTCAGGAGTAG